Proteins co-encoded in one Methanolacinia paynteri genomic window:
- a CDS encoding type II toxin-antitoxin system RelE family toxin, whose amino-acid sequence MYSLFISETLEAKLEKLKKGDKETLVIISKKVKEIQKNPYHFKPLRHDLKGIRRVHINRSFVLIYEIIEPENAVRLLDFDHHDKIYKI is encoded by the coding sequence TTGTACAGCCTTTTCATCTCCGAAACTCTTGAAGCAAAACTGGAAAAACTAAAGAAAGGAGATAAAGAAACTCTCGTAATCATATCAAAGAAAGTAAAGGAAATTCAAAAAAATCCATATCACTTCAAACCATTAAGACATGACCTGAAAGGGATCAGAAGAGTCCACATAAACAGATCATTTGTACTCATATATGAGATAATCGAGCCGGAAAATGCCGTAAGACTCCTAGACTTTGATCATCACGACAAAATTTACAAAATTTAA
- a CDS encoding bZIP transcription factor, producing MSRIKYGIILILVLVFVLLTSGCSNSFFHFSDADYPSINHGDAAPEYVTIEDTFSFQDSEISIKYSVDKVLYEDAKNTDKYVYLYENISDEEWTSEYYRSFVYSEYMDEVYEAILGSLRKVKDQLSLDDDEYAELISVYVQSIPYLTDRNDTDPKYPVETVYEDSGDCDDKSILLAGLLLKEGYDVALLEYDSEEHMNVGIKSNGCEYRDTGYATIESTDVNLIGWEKIEIGEGEMLDSDPLVITFDNEGGLYYTACSQVQKIYNIFERKALTCEELSSQIEQEEAELATLKSEIDSMSNQLDQMRRSGDISGYNKNVPVYNSKVNSYNSRSQSLQSVVDRYNECVEVHNWILEHQYDRKGLYQYVLYL from the coding sequence ATGTCCAGGATAAAATATGGAATAATTCTCATACTGGTGTTGGTATTCGTTCTTTTGACATCTGGTTGTTCGAACAGTTTTTTTCACTTCAGCGATGCGGATTACCCGTCCATCAATCACGGGGATGCTGCACCGGAATACGTGACGATCGAGGATACGTTCAGTTTCCAGGACAGCGAGATCTCGATAAAATATTCGGTCGACAAGGTCCTGTATGAAGACGCGAAGAATACGGACAAATACGTCTACCTTTACGAAAATATCTCGGACGAAGAATGGACTTCGGAGTATTACAGGTCGTTTGTCTACAGCGAGTACATGGACGAGGTCTACGAGGCGATTCTCGGGTCGCTGAGGAAGGTGAAGGATCAGCTTTCTCTTGACGACGACGAGTACGCGGAGCTGATTTCGGTTTACGTGCAGTCTATCCCGTATCTGACAGACAGGAACGATACGGACCCCAAGTACCCGGTGGAGACCGTTTACGAGGATTCGGGAGACTGCGACGACAAGAGCATTCTTCTCGCCGGGCTTCTTTTAAAGGAGGGCTACGATGTCGCACTTCTCGAATACGATTCCGAGGAGCACATGAACGTGGGGATCAAATCGAACGGGTGCGAGTACAGGGATACAGGATATGCGACTATCGAATCTACGGATGTGAATCTTATCGGGTGGGAGAAGATCGAGATCGGCGAAGGAGAGATGCTGGATTCCGATCCGCTCGTGATTACCTTCGACAACGAAGGCGGACTGTATTATACGGCATGCAGCCAGGTGCAGAAGATCTATAATATTTTTGAAAGGAAAGCCCTGACCTGCGAAGAGCTCTCGTCGCAGATTGAACAGGAGGAGGCGGAGCTTGCAACTCTTAAGAGCGAGATCGATTCCATGTCGAATCAGCTCGACCAGATGAGAAGAAGCGGGGATATTTCAGGTTACAACAAGAATGTTCCTGTCTACAATTCGAAGGTTAATTCATATAACAGCAGATCGCAGAGTCTCCAGTCCGTTGTCGACCGATATAACGAATGCGTCGAAGTCCACAACTGGATCCTCGAGCACCAGTACGACCGGAAAGGGCTGTACCAGTATGTTCTTTATTTGTGA
- the hycI gene encoding hydrogenase maturation peptidase HycI: MNILLGVGNTLLSDDGAGIFVAESFLKDGWISYNCGTAPENFTSVVRREKPEILLVVDAARMGLSPGEFRQVPGEKISDVSFGTHQLPLSQLTAYLKEYAGRIIIIGIEPKTTDFGEELSPEIEDACKKILEIIEDDPGKVPELRD; encoded by the coding sequence ATGAATATTTTGCTGGGCGTCGGTAATACTCTCCTCTCCGACGACGGTGCCGGCATCTTTGTCGCCGAATCATTTCTAAAGGACGGCTGGATCTCGTACAACTGCGGAACCGCCCCGGAAAATTTCACATCGGTAGTCAGGAGGGAAAAACCGGAGATTCTTCTCGTCGTCGATGCCGCAAGGATGGGGCTTTCACCCGGCGAATTCAGACAGGTCCCCGGAGAAAAGATCTCCGATGTCTCGTTCGGAACCCACCAGCTCCCTCTCTCCCAGCTTACTGCATACCTGAAAGAATATGCGGGAAGGATCATTATCATCGGAATCGAACCGAAGACGACGGATTTCGGGGAGGAGCTCTCGCCGGAGATCGAAGACGCCTGTAAAAAAATACTGGAGATCATCGAAGACGACCCCGGAAAAGTCCCGGAGCTCCGGGATTAA